Part of the Cydia pomonella isolate Wapato2018A chromosome 20, ilCydPomo1, whole genome shotgun sequence genome is shown below.
TCCGGCGTCGACACATGTACGTATACTTTAACATCATCTCTGTGTATGACTGCGGTTAATACAGTAACAGTTGCAATTAACCAACACTGAACAGTAATATGTTACTTCGCTCGCTCTTATTGCGCTAGAAATAAGAATGTttcagtttttttatgatattctgGGCAAACGACCAGACAgatcgcctgatagtaagcggttaccgccgcccatggacaaaCACCAGTTGCGGAAAATTTCCTAATACTTGGATATGTTCTCAGTATTTTCTGTAACTAATCAAGGCGTGGGCGAAGTCGTGTCTGCGAGGCCCTTTTctttcaatgtgtattcaaaatataataaaaagggTTGCTTTCCGCGGGGGCTCAAGTGCGAGGCCGTGGACGAGAGGCCTCTTCCCTTCCTTCGCCCAAATTTAATGGAAATTTCTATTTGGAGTATGACCCCCTGAAGCTCGTATTTCGTGGCTTCGTATTAGCAAAACTAGAAATTTTCATTGAACCCGTCACGGCTCACACAGTTTTACGAGCCCGTtcgtcagtttggtttgcggGCAGTCAGTGTAGCTCATTAGTGACACTGACAGCAAAGCGATCCGAATGATCCGACCGAATTAACGCCGAGCGCGTGCGATAGCTACCGAACGGCTCTCGACTAATATGAGCGAGACAGCACATGGCAGTCACTCCGTTGCAACTGCACGGGAGTAAGCGAGGCAACAAATTTCGAATTGTACTACTTTAAAAAACGTCCGTAAAAACCATTCCGTTAATTTATTATGCTCAGTTTGTCTCGATGTACTACTGTACTAAATGTACATAAAGACAGAACTATTGTCCGAGAGATCTAAGTTCACACATTTGACAGTTGTCTATTGACGTTTGTAGTGATGGGGTTAAGACGTATCGTTTGTCAAATCTAGTAATTATAAACGAATTAATCGAATCGATTTAGCAGCCAATTTTTGCATGTTTGTATTGTTTCGTTTGTATTATtcattaaggtttttttttcacatcgtAATTCATTTTACtgtcattttgtttttgttttataagtattgtttatatatatccGTAACCATACGACGACCACAATTTAACTCATTAAAACATTGATACAAATTGACCTTCGATGGAACCCAAAAGTCGACCCATGCACTATTTTTGAGTTGCACACGccgaaaatcgtaaaaaaaaatcatttttcagTTGAAgatgaaacaatgaatttttaaaataatgctACAATGTAAAAACCAATTGATAGACATATGGAACAAACTGTATTCTGCTTCCAAAGAGTTcctttattagggttccgtagtcaactaggaacccttatagtttcgccatgtccgtctgtctgtccgtccgaggctttgctccgtggtcgttcgtgctagaaagctgaaatttggcatggatatataaatcaataaagccgacaaagtcgtacaataaaatctaaaaatttaattttttttagggtacctcccctacacgtaaagtgggggtgaattttttttttcgcttcaaccctagagtgcggggtatcgttggaaaggtctttcgaAACTAATAGgagttttcaagaaacattttttgataaagtgaatatataaggagataatcgctccgaaagaaaaaaaatgtgtccccccccctctaacttttgaaccataggtccaaaatatatgaaaaaaatcgtggaagtagagattaagaaagacattaaatgaaaactatagcggacatgatcagtttagctgtttttgagttatcgcaaaaagttttcccttcattactataaaaaagacttactttaattaggtactgattatgcaaatttgcctatttgtttaactcgggtgaaaggtaccgtttcatcccttggttaacaatttactatactttaagctccagtttagcttattgtgacggaagagtaactacggaaccctacactgagcgtggcccgacatgctcttggccggttttttatataatatatttttaataatgttccAGTTAGTGGCCCATGCCGGATACACAGAGATGTGGCTTATTTgaaatatattgtatttaaataccttctgaaaaaaaaaactgttttttattttatttgaaatagtttttggtacctatttttaaaatacaaaatcctttttattaggtaaagtaGGTAGGAGGTAAAGAGGAGGAGAATCCTTGCAAATCTCTTATTCTTTTAAcattgaatctgtttagtaacgccgcacATGGACTCAAGCGTACCGAGTGATTAAAAATtaggaatcttgagcgttgcgagggatTTAAGGCGCTAGAGGTGTACAAAATgttctgccctggtgaaacacaaacgagacgttttcaccaaccaactAGAGGAatatactaactgtaaaacattacaaatcaaattaatgcttttaaaaatttacagttgaaaactatcaattaaaagtccattcaatcggttaacatgaggaaacaacacgaaatttgcactctagaggactgatTCACACACTGTTTTTAAAGAAtgcctttccaacttgtaaattccgagtaatacttttttaattcaaaCTAGGTACATATACTATTCAAGAGTACCTTTTATcacaaagtatttgtatattaaaaaaagtattttgaaaatatgtattttgtatttagtattttaaatacgaatttgaaaactattttgtattttgaaacagtatatcaaggaagtatttgtatttttttttatagggacatttttacacaaattgactaagtcccatgctaaggcttgtgttgtgggtacacagacaacgatatatatataatatacaaatacttaaccaggattcgaacccaggaccatcggcttcataggcagggtcactctcactacccactaggccagaccggtcgtcaattttgtatttaaatactttttataaactatttttcacatttcTGCGGATACATAAGTAGCAGCCCTTGTACTTGGTATTAGTCTCTAGACTACGTGTACACCTACATACCTGTTAACCTCTGTTCTACCTATTTTAACTGTAATTTTTATGTAACAGTTTTCGCAGTCGGACGACTCTGTTCATTCCATATGTAAAAGGaggaaacatatttttattgttacaaaaAAATCGTGGTTTGCCCTGCCACCACCAGAAATAGATAAAGTGTCCCAGCTTTACcaaattttgtatttcataCTCGACCTTCAGAGTGTATAATGAGCACAGAAAGTGACTGGTCAGATTCTATTTTACCCTTATCTAACCTACTCTCTCCCCTACTCTACCCTAAGATAGCCGATATATTGGTAAATTAGGTGGTCAGGGAACAAGGGAAATTTGAGTAATTTTTCGCCTGTTCAGTATTAGCTGATGGATATGTGCATTGTGCAGGcagtatgtaataaatattacaccACCTATCCATAATTGATTGTTGTTTTGCGCTGTCGTATTAAATTGACACTCTCCATTGTAACACTGACGTCAGTTATCTCCTACGCGATCGGCATTAGCGTAGGTGGCAGGCACAGCCAGCTTTAGTCTCAAGGGGTGTGACGGGAATAGCAATGTGTTTAGTTCGAATTAGAACAACTTAAAGGTTACAAGTTGATTGTTGGTTGTCCACAGCGTTTCTTCTAAGCGAAGAGCCGATGCGCGGCGTGGTGGCGAGCACAGTGGGCGGCGCGGAGTACGTGGCGACGGTGCGCTGCGTCAACCCCAGCCCGCTGGCCGAGCGACGCGTGTCTGCCAGCGACGCGCACTGCCCCGACACCGACGCGCTCAACAGGTGAGTGCTGGGCGGCCGCAATACGAGGTGTCGGTGCGCTGCGTCAACCCCAGCCCGCTGGCCGAGCGCCGCGTGTCCGCCAGTGACGCGCATTGCCCCGACATCGACACGCTCAACAGATATGTAAGTTCGGCGTAGGCGGCGCCAGCAGTGTCGGATTAGCCTTGAGGCAAAAGTGGCAAATACCACGGGCCACGCGCATttgggggccccgcgctccaaCGCATCGTGACCGTAAATAGTATAGGTATTACTACAGAGGGCAAGAAgtaaggggttgccggccgagcgtagcgagtcgTACAataccctacactgagcatggcctgacatggctgatttttatgttattaatgttaaGATTCGAGTAGGTACACGAGTGCTTGATGCTTAAATACTTGATTATTTTAACTTCTTTCCTTGtatgttttgtaaaaaaacactaCATATGCCTCGGCGGGAATAACAATTCGAGGATTCTTTTCATTGTCGGACTCAGTTTCTTTTCGTCCGACAAAATTCAGGCAATCTAATCTTGATTGAATTTGCCACAGGCCCCGCGCTGGCTTAATTTTCCTGCATGCGACtgattatattatatcataacCCGTTTTTGCAAATGAATTATATTTCATTCCAGCAACTCAAAAATTACACCTGCAGGGTCATTACTTAAACTTGATTAGTCCTAATTAATACTTTTCACATAGAAAGCACCGCAGTGCGGTTGTATTGGTTTCGTGTGGTGACCGGTGACCGGTGTTGCAGGCGGAGCAAGCCGGTGTTCCCGATGTACACGGCGCGCGCGACGCTGGAGATCGGCAGCGGCAGCGTGTGCTCGGGCCGCGCGGTCACCACCACCACCGCCTCCAACCAGGTGCGTACCCCCCCTCCCCACACACCAGGTAACACCCCCCGACCGCGCGGCCCGGAGCCGGCCCGCCGTGTCACGCCACTGATGGCTAGAGACCCCAGAGGGAGGAGCTGTCGCCCCCTGGACCCTGCAGGAGACAGAAATAGAAGCTACTGGCACGACAATGCGTGTGTCGACAAATGGTATCGAGGGCTCGAGGTTTACAATGCACCGCTGGATCGCCTGAGCGGCGCTATGCTCAACAGCAAAGACTTCTATAAAAACGAACAAATCGACGATTACTATAAAAACTCGCCACATCAAAGTCCTGTCAAATTACCTAAAAATTCTATGGATACGTCGCGCCTTACTTTAGTATCTAAAGATAAATACATTCCGATAGCTAGTGAAAACCCTTATGAAACGAAAAATCATTCGGATATATATAACATACCTAAAATGTTAGATGTAAAAGATGTTGAGGAAGCTATGGCTAGACAAGCATATCGTGAGCGTGTAGGAAAAGACTTAGTCGCGCCCTGTTTAGTATCTTGTAATCCTAAAAACATTAGAAGTATGTCGATAGGCCCATCTTTACACGATAATAtggataaaaaatatcaaaatccaAGCACTAGTGACACTCGCGATAAGAATAAAGATAAATCTAATCGTAATACGCGTAATAGAAATGAACGCAATGCGAATGTCAATGTCGCCACTGATAAACCTGCACCGGCCAAGCCCGATAGTAGTAAACTTGATAGACGAAGTAAAATGAGTCATAGTGGTATTTGTAGTGCAGGGAAAACTAGGTCACCTTCGCCTCTGACCTTAAAACCCGAAGTTAGTCGTAACtcatcaaaacaaaataatgttgaGGATAAAACTAACAAGGATAACACTCAGGAAAAGCCTCGGAAGGAAAAAACGCATCTAGAAAAAGACACAGACCTTGCTATTATGAAAGAAAATTCTCAAAATCATATTGAACTAACTAAGATAAAAAAGGCTGAACAGAAAGAAAAATCTATAATAAAAATGTCCGAGGAGAAAGAAAACCCTATAATAGAAAAGACTGAGGAGAAAGAAAACCCTAAAATAGAAAAGGCCGAGGAGAAACAATGCCCTATAACAGAGGACCATAAAGACGTTGAAATGGTAACGAGACAAACAACTCAAAAAACCTTCTTTGATTTTGTTAAAATGGTGGCTGCTGAAGAAAATCAGCGCAACGCTAACGAAGACAACATTAGTTTCATTGAAATGATTATGTCAAAAGACGAACCTCGAACTCTGGCAGAAAATACTAAACCCCAAATCAAAGACATAAGTCTTGTTGAAATGGTTTCAATGCAAAGTTCTCCTGAAACTGAAAGCTCTAATGAATTTTCACTATTCATGGCGAATCAACAGCGATTACTTCGAGCTATAGAATCAAATAACTACCATAAAAACGAGCATAACAACGAGACTTCTACTCCCGAAACAGAaatttctaataatattaaacGACCAGAACGCCGAGATATACCAAACGTTGAATCACCAATTGTAAATCCATGTTTACTCACAGTTGAAAGAGCGCTTAATCCAGTCTCTGAAATGGACTGCTTTGATGATAAGGACTCTGAAACTAGCGGCACAGAAATGGTGGATATGAGGCGGGCCAGAACAGCCGACTACGCGCAGGACTTGCCGGTCAACGCTTCCTATTTCCTAACGCTTTACAAACGCTTACTCACATCTCCCAGTAACATAGATAACACCCTAGACATTAAACCCAGCGAGGTCAAGCCGCCGCTCGTCGCCCTCGACTCCGCGGCCAAATTGCCAAAGAAGAAAAAAGACAAAATTACCGCCCGCCTCGCCAGAAAGCCGCATAACGAGAACTCGAACAAGAAGAAAGACATCATTAGAAACGCGCTTAAAAAGCTTTTTTTCGATAACATTACGCAAAGCGATAGTACAAAGCTGCCCAGCAAAGCTACCACAAAAGAGGTAGGAATTTGCGCTATAGTGATTGtattaccttaaaaaaaaaatccaatttcTAAGTGTTCCGTATGTCCGCAGGTCGATTCCGCTATACCGTTTAGTTGCATCACCAGTCCGGAGGTGGTGGCGAGCTGCACGACCACGGCATCGGCGCAAGCGGCGGTGGCAGTCGACCCAAAGGTGACTCATCCCGCGTACCTTCACACACATTTACCACACCATTTGCAAACATTCCGTGTCTCCGTTTCATATTTTTCTTCCCGTCATCATAGCTTTGTACCATGGAGCAGCTTTCAATCAACTAAATTTCGAAAATGCTTGATAGAAAATCACATTTCTAGCTAAAAAATTAACTGCGTTGTTCACGATTCAAAATGCACAGCACGACAACATTAAAGGCAACACTACTAATTCTAATTGAATTTTCGCATATAGTGATAAGGTTAATTCAGAAATGTTTTCCGTCTCGGCTTTAGCACTATTGTACGGATTAATTCACCGTTTCGTTCATGAAATTGATGAATTAGTCGATCTCGTGGTCGTGTCGTGTCGGGCATTTTCATGCGATCCGCGTTTTTACCAGGTGATTATCATTgtaactaaatataaatattattcatatgTATACAAAGATAGAAACTTGCGAAATTTCAAAAGTGATTTGTGCTGAATTGAAAGGAAGAGAATAGGAGGTCTAATGAAATTCATTTACTTACTTAGCATGGTTCAATTTCAAAACTACATATCAaaatcctaaaaaaaataaaaaccggccaagagtatgtcgggccacgctcagtgtagggttccgtagttactcttccgtcacaatatgctaaactggagcttaaagtatagtaaattgttaaccaagggatgaaacggtacctttcacccgagttagacaaataggcaaatttgcataatcagtacctaattaaagtaagtctttttactatgaaggggaaactttttgcgataactcaaaaacagctaaactgatcatgtccgctatagttttcatttaatgtatttcttaagttctacttccacgatttttttcatattttttgggccTATGGTTCAagagttagaggggggggacacattttttttttctttcggagcgattatctccgaatatattcactttatcaaaaaatgtttgttgaagacccctattagttttgaaacacctttctaacgataccccacactgtagagttgaagcaaaaaaaaattcaccctcaatttacgtgtaggggaggtaccctaaaaaaaattaaatttttagatttttatgtacgactttgtcggctttattgatttatatatccatgccaaatttcagctttctagcactaatgaccacggagcaaagcctcggacagacagacagacagacggacatggcgaaactataagggttcctagttgactacggaaccctaaaaagtattgtagcgggaaatcaataattttcttattattataatttgaataatttCATTCTCAGATGAAAGTTACCTAAATGATACAAACAATAGTAACATCTCCAACAGGTTAACATACTCGTAGATAAGGGAGCGGGGCTTGACCGTATTCACCCTATATTAATATCTCCTGAAGCAAGGAATTGGCTACtcctcttattattattttctgtaaatCATTATTCTAGGGTCCTTTTTCGTCTGTTTGGAAAACGGCTTTAATATCACCAATACACAAACAATGTGTCCCAGTGTAGACCCATATCCAAATTATGTGTTTTTgccaaaatatttgataaaattgtGACGTCTGAACTGACAAATTGTATCATTCGTAAAATTTTCCCTGACAACACAACACGGTTTTCTTCATGGGCGTTCGACACTCAATTTGAACGCTATTGTCAATGGGCATCAGGGTGACGTCGTGTATACGGAT
Proteins encoded:
- the LOC133529235 gene encoding nucleolar protein dao-5-like isoform X1 is translated as MAPPPEYDKEPKAPDKSATNIPSEDSKALYNLVNDHQTNSDSKSTNSSANAEVENNKHVETLDDGQLRALLDEAITYKCPKDREGKSSLFKELLEEVEQDEQDEQACEAAARLGGGRARRGGGRGRRALPHSNSLQDLVAALAAEPAPRRARHSHHPPAPVSARAIHGGSLPSGVDTSFLLSEEPMRGVVASTVGGAEYVATVRCVNPSPLAERRVSASDAHCPDTDALNRRSKPVFPMYTARATLEIGSGSVCSGRAVTTTTASNQVRTPPPHTPGNTPRPRGPEPARRVTPLMARDPRGRSCRPLDPAGDRNRSYWHDNACVDKWYRGLEVYNAPLDRLSGAMLNSKDFYKNEQIDDYYKNSPHQSPVKLPKNSMDTSRLTLVSKDKYIPIASENPYETKNHSDIYNIPKMLDVKDVEEAMARQAYRERVGKDLVAPCLVSCNPKNIRSMSIGPSLHDNMDKKYQNPSTSDTRDKNKDKSNRNTRNRNERNANVNVATDKPAPAKPDSSKLDRRSKMSHSGICSAGKTRSPSPLTLKPEVSRNSSKQNNVEDKTNKDNTQEKPRKEKTHLEKDTDLAIMKENSQNHIELTKIKKAEQKEKSIIKMSEEKENPIIEKTEEKENPKIEKAEEKQCPITEDHKDVEMVTRQTTQKTFFDFVKMVAAEENQRNANEDNISFIEMIMSKDEPRTLAENTKPQIKDISLVEMVSMQSSPETESSNEFSLFMANQQRLLRAIESNNYHKNEHNNETSTPETEISNNIKRPERRDIPNVESPIVNPCLLTVERALNPVSEMDCFDDKDSETSGTEMVDMRRARTADYAQDLPVNASYFLTLYKRLLTSPSNIDNTLDIKPSEVKPPLVALDSAAKLPKKKKDKITARLARKPHNENSNKKKDIIRNALKKLFFDNITQSDSTKLPSKATTKEVDSAIPFSCITSPEVVASCTTTASAQAAVAVDPKPARSMAASTFNGVPLPRAGPHFSTAAAELEFKQKSLDENGNSVQGFSSPQSGSSQQKKQRRKKSSKNETVIKSHHIDGYQGNKDLNEVLRFIESNEPERPKRHDDKKKRSAERRKDKQPRASSLDDLSRAAPPPARPARPAQPAPKPERRSWGDERQPFYFRDSNPEPDPELTDFQTVTKKRKPRRRADEPSPRPPRRAPSPRSPPSPRARSDRSNDSNDDLDSVHSLPSLPCRPAPPASYADIARTKHNIPDLIESCNYYGEGAPEQPALPEPAPAPGDADGYPALDPRPRRGKPAGGRRGGEEPAPDVVASRPPVILLDSAARPRDMDGVTFGFDIDERLLGAPLPLPVPVRAGRAALRYVQPAPPAELAHLHQIVDYVGTAWEDVVRCSSGKVRYFSE
- the LOC133529235 gene encoding nucleolar protein dao-5-like isoform X2, producing MNNKHVETLDDGQLRALLDEAITYKCPKDREGKSSLFKELLEEVEQDEQDEQACEAAARLGGGRARRGGGRGRRALPHSNSLQDLVAALAAEPAPRRARHSHHPPAPVSARAIHGGSLPSGVDTSFLLSEEPMRGVVASTVGGAEYVATVRCVNPSPLAERRVSASDAHCPDTDALNRRSKPVFPMYTARATLEIGSGSVCSGRAVTTTTASNQVRTPPPHTPGNTPRPRGPEPARRVTPLMARDPRGRSCRPLDPAGDRNRSYWHDNACVDKWYRGLEVYNAPLDRLSGAMLNSKDFYKNEQIDDYYKNSPHQSPVKLPKNSMDTSRLTLVSKDKYIPIASENPYETKNHSDIYNIPKMLDVKDVEEAMARQAYRERVGKDLVAPCLVSCNPKNIRSMSIGPSLHDNMDKKYQNPSTSDTRDKNKDKSNRNTRNRNERNANVNVATDKPAPAKPDSSKLDRRSKMSHSGICSAGKTRSPSPLTLKPEVSRNSSKQNNVEDKTNKDNTQEKPRKEKTHLEKDTDLAIMKENSQNHIELTKIKKAEQKEKSIIKMSEEKENPIIEKTEEKENPKIEKAEEKQCPITEDHKDVEMVTRQTTQKTFFDFVKMVAAEENQRNANEDNISFIEMIMSKDEPRTLAENTKPQIKDISLVEMVSMQSSPETESSNEFSLFMANQQRLLRAIESNNYHKNEHNNETSTPETEISNNIKRPERRDIPNVESPIVNPCLLTVERALNPVSEMDCFDDKDSETSGTEMVDMRRARTADYAQDLPVNASYFLTLYKRLLTSPSNIDNTLDIKPSEVKPPLVALDSAAKLPKKKKDKITARLARKPHNENSNKKKDIIRNALKKLFFDNITQSDSTKLPSKATTKEVDSAIPFSCITSPEVVASCTTTASAQAAVAVDPKPARSMAASTFNGVPLPRAGPHFSTAAAELEFKQKSLDENGNSVQGFSSPQSGSSQQKKQRRKKSSKNETVIKSHHIDGYQGNKDLNEVLRFIESNEPERPKRHDDKKKRSAERRKDKQPRASSLDDLSRAAPPPARPARPAQPAPKPERRSWGDERQPFYFRDSNPEPDPELTDFQTVTKKRKPRRRADEPSPRPPRRAPSPRSPPSPRARSDRSNDSNDDLDSVHSLPSLPCRPAPPASYADIARTKHNIPDLIESCNYYGEGAPEQPALPEPAPAPGDADGYPALDPRPRRGKPAGGRRGGEEPAPDVVASRPPVILLDSAARPRDMDGVTFGFDIDERLLGAPLPLPVPVRAGRAALRYVQPAPPAELAHLHQIVDYVGTAWEDVVRCSSGKVRYFSE